A window of Pseudophryne corroboree isolate aPseCor3 chromosome 1, aPseCor3.hap2, whole genome shotgun sequence genomic DNA:
ttatataactccagaaaaataatggagaacaaaaatttggaggatacattagggaaagatcaagaaccacttcctcctagtgctgaagctgctgccactagtcatgacatagacgaaatgccatcaacgtcgtctgccaaggccgatgcccaatgtgatagtagagggcatgtaaaatccgaaaagccaaagttcagtaaaaagacccaaaaaaataaatttaaatggtctgagcagaaacgtaaacttgccaatatgccatttactacatggagtggcaaggaacggctaaggccctggcctatgtttatgactagtggttcagtttcacatgacgatggaagccctcatactcccgctagaaaaattaaaagagttaagctggaaaaagcacagcaaagaactgtgcgttctaagatggtatcaaaaatccccaaggagagtccaagtgtgtcggcagttgcgatgcctgaccttcccaacactggacgggtagaggtggctccttccaccatttgcacgccctctgcaagtgctggaagtagcacccacagtccagtttctgatattcaaattgatgatgtcactgttgaagtacaccaggatgaggatatgggtgttgctggctctgaggaggaagttgacaaggggggtaattacaagttgatcgcagcaggaattttgttagcagttgggcaaaaccatgtgcactgcaggggaggcagatttaacatgtgcagagagagttagatttgggtgtggtgagttcaatctgcaatcaaattccagtgtaaaaataaagcagccagtatttaccctgcacagacacaaaataacccaccaaaatctaactcattctgcacatgttctatctgccccccctgcagtgcacatggttttgcccaactgctaaaaaatttcctgctgcgatcaacttggtattacccccaatgaggattctgatggtgatgtggtttgtttaaatcaggcaccgggggagacacctgttgtccatgggatgaataagcccattgtgatgcctgggcaaaataccaaaaaagtcacctcttcggtgtagaattatttctccacaaatccggacaacaggtgtcaagccgtgtgttgcctctgtcaatctgtaataagtaggggtaaggacgttaaccacctagaaacatcctcccttatacgtcatctgcagcaccttcatcagaagtcagtgtcaagttgtgaaactttgggtaagagcgtaaacagtccacctacacctaaatcccttcttcctcttgtacccaagctccagcaagccacaccaccaactccctcaacgtcaacttcctcctcagtcaggaacgtcactagtcctgcaggccatgtcactggcaagactgaggattcctctcctagctgggattcttccggaggatccttgagtggtacacctgctgttgccgccgctgctgttgttgctgctgggagtcgatcgtcatcccagaggggaagtcggaagaccacttgtactactacaactaagcaattaactgtccaacagtccattgtgaggaagatgaaatatgacagcagtcatccttttgcaaagcggataactgaggccttgacagctatgttggtgttagacgtgcgtcctgtatccgccattggttcagtgggacttagaaaatTATTTAAGGTACTGTGTGTCCACGGTGTCAAatccaatctaggttccacttcactaggcaggcgataccgagaatgtacagagacgtcagaaaaagtgtcctcagtgtcctacaaaatgcagttgtatccactgtccacttgtAACCCTCAGTGGTGGGAGATTTCTATGGCGTTACTAACCCGTTAACTTCTatatagtgcctccacccaaatttaTGTTAGATATTGTTATATTTTTAATGGGTAAATTTGGGGAAAAACCCTttaactctatggggtatatgcaatagcgggcgaatcgcggcattagatccgcctctgtgcgattcgcccgctatcgccagccacagccctgtcgccgggaccctggatTCACTATATTCAATGAAAAAAcgattcgcccctcccgcaggcggatccaggccaatcggcgagtagtgggcgtaatgaattcgccttcccgcccaaagcagccctttattagggcttgtttgctgcatgtgctctgcagccattttgtgaacctgcagagaggtgtgaggaggagcAGAGCTAacaatttggttgtttgctgtggatatctttggacaccccagcaggctttattcctggacagtcaggaggattcctgttaccccggagcagagccattttaggagcttttactacatttgtaggtaagtaccacatgtgtgtctggtgttgcatgtatgtgtttgtgtagtgggggttgccatgaggtgtacatggggtgtttgtgtatgtgtgcatgtgtgcaggtatgtgtatagccccttgcttgtgttgctgcatttttagggagacttgtgttttggggtagtttttcacggtttttttttttttttttattgacttttttgggtcttctattagcattggtgtacctcctgagtgtgcagggatgctttctggtcattttggggtgttttggagcaagtttagtcgacagcctggtcgacatgtgctgctgactgttttgcaaacatgtgtttttccgcctaattttgctgtggggtgactcctgagtgtgcaggaatgctttctgaccattttggggtgatttggagcaagtttagtcgacagcctggtcgacatgtgctgctgactgtttttcaaacatgtgttttcccgcctaattttgctgtggggtgcctcctgagtgtgctgggatgctttctggccaatttggggtgatttggagcaagttgagtcgacagccaggttgacatgtgctgctgattgtttttcaaacatgtgttttcccgcctaattttgctgtggggtgcctcctgagtgtgctgggatgctttctggccaatttggggtgatttggagcaagttgagtcgacagccaggttgacatgtgctgctgattgtttttcaaacatgtgttttcccgcctaattttgctgtggggtgcctcctgagtgtgctgggatgtttTCTGGCcaatttggggtgatttggagcaagttgagtcgacagccaggttgacatgtgctgctgattgtttttcaaacatgtgttttcccgcctaattttgctgtggggtgcctcctgagtgtgctgggatgctttctggccaatttggggtgatttggagcaagttgagtcgacagccaggttgacatgtgctgctgattgtttttcaaacatgtgttttcccgcctaattttgctgtggggtgcctcctgagtgtgctgggatgctttctggccaatttggggtgatttggagcaagttgagtcgacagccaggttgacatgtgctgctgattgtttttcaaacatgtgttttcccgcctaattttgctgtggggtgcctcctgagtgtgctgggatgctttctggccaatttggggtgatttggagcaagttgagtcgacagccaggttgacatgtgctgctgattgtttttcaaacatgtgttttcccgcctaattttgctgtggggtgactcctgagtgtgcagggatgctttctggccattttggggtgatttggagcaagttgagtcgacagccaggttgacatgtgtggctgattgtttttcaaacatgtgttttcccgcctaattttgctgtggggtgcctcctgagtgtgcagggatgctttctggccattttggggtgatttggagcaagttgagtcgacagcctggtcgacattttgtaaggggcagccattttgtaaggggcagccattttgtgagggtcagccatttatacatgtgtggttttttttttttataacagagatgtcaagggacaaacaaacccgatccgccccttcccccaccccctcggatatatccctgcaaagcaatgaggagtgggagccaacccaggaggcggatgcgaccgaccaggcatctagtgaccagccgcggtcgtcaagggcccatgagaagtccaagaaaaagcctagtaaaaaggtacttaaccacacctgcagacacaaatagcatcaaactttacccactgtagtttgtgcaatgccatgcacacctactgtaataggtgcgcaatgccagggatactgacactcacaggtacataccgatcttaataaaatgtatttttatttttttttaatccctaaaggcaagaagccagccagaggagcagtcggaggaggaagcctctggtgaagaagcaggacagaaaaagccgcgtggacccagatacactgaggcggaaaactgtgtcctagtggattgcgtcgacaggtcctacaacGTTTTGTATGGATCAAGGGCACAGAAAACAGCATTTAAGGTAAAGCGGAACATCTGGGAATCCATCGCCAGTCAAGTAACTGCAATTTCTGGAAACCGTCGGAGCACCCaaaattgcttgaagcggtacagtgattgccgcagacagaccaagaagaagatggggattcagcgccgacatgagacagctacgggaggtggcccggctctcaatttgaagtggctaccctgggagaacgttattagaaggcgcttgaaccctgtcatggtcgaaggagttcgcggaggtgtggactccagccgtcctgctggctttctcgaggaggaagaaccgcccagaagacggaggaaggcgggagaccagccgtccaaaaggaggtctgatggtaagaatacattcacatgagctgtagttccctttaaaatttttgtatgtgctaatgtgttttttttttttttttcagacagacctgcccagaggacatcacctgcgcacaggacatcgccagcgcacggaccgttacctgtgcagcaggcatcggcagcagcgcgcggaccatcaactgcgccgcaagcatcgcgagcacacagatcgtcacctgtgcgccacagttcgtcatcgcgcagttggtcacctgtgcaccagacgacatcagtgcacagactatcacctgtgcaccagacaccgtcggcgaccacaccacaagatgggcgccaaactacagctcctgcgcgcaggccatcaccagatcgtcgtctctccaggagctctgggactgtgactgaagagcctcaagacacaacccttgtggacccatcactcgatctgtttgagtctacagggttaactgacgaaacttttcttgggtttgaggacagccgtgcagatgtatccagccagacccttgaaaagtcttccgaaacgaggacaagtggagctcctggagcagcggcatcacaggatggagaaggtttgtttgtttttttgtgtgtggggggggggggcagtagttgTGTAAAGTTTATCAACTTTTCCAAaatttattttgcaaacagtggtgccacgaaccagcagcggactagcttcgggggtTGGTtcgtacttcaggccggatctcctacaggagtcgtcagaggatgacgaggtggaagtgcaggaggctccagttactacatccctgcgtgagtaaattgaattgtgaaCCTTCCAAAAAATGTTTGTTGAATTTGGataatattgtctaattttcttttcagctgcccaaatgaatgtggtggcagacatccaggaagggcagaatccctcaactgttcagagggttcacaccctggcatcagagattgggacacgccaggatacatacacaaatgttgtgggaagcagactggacaacattgagaggacaatggagaaaatgtccaacaatctgcatgaactgcagaagactatttccgacagcacggccacaatactacagatCATAATTGAAGATCGTAGGGAGAATAGGAACATACTTAACATCATGTCCGATTCCTTGGTCAAGCTTGTGGAAAAAACCACATGTTTGGCAGAAAGCAATAAGAACATGTCGGATAGTCATCGACACTCCGCTTCCAGCCAAcagctcatcgcaaccacactgcagatgatctatgataagctcccagaaccagctcatcaacacgctggtgatccaccatatccgccgtctcaagccacaaggacgcatcgtacccttcctcaagtcccatcccagtacagtcagtcacagatgtaccagggatatacagggatgtaccccaccccccagatgcctccaccaccagccGCACATTCTTCAGCAGCATGGGCACCGAGGGCCAGTCGACatactccccagcctcccaggacatccacgccctatcagggggaagaagaggatccggacagacttccaccataaacccggtcgtattattttattttattttaaatgtttttcatgtatccctgtcttcccctcccattagtttgttgtttttcttactattgttttttctttgttgggcttccccacccgtgaccgggtactaccaaggagctttgtgtaggcatacatgcgcgggcatgtatgcgggcgcgtgtggtaacggatgaaagctccttgcggctacatgtatgatgggccaaagagctattctgataccccctttttcttcaaaaaatcctttttgtaatgatgTACTGTAGACtttcattgtgtgaatttactattcactagtctgtgtttttgacttattcataggatttgtgaggaaaaatgaagtggacggAATAAGATTGTGTtgagcgtaccaaggtgagtagaaccaaatttaattcaagaaactttgaaccgcatgcctttgtagaacaacaccgcccagcaatggctcatgctgggctgtgttgttccacaaatgttagcctgtcaaagtgctgaccactgacgacactctttcactttgaatcgcatgcctttgtagaacaacaccgcccagcaatgtctcatgctgggctgtgttgttccacaaatgttagcatgtcaaagtgctgaccactgacgacactttcactttgaaccgcatgcctttgtagaacaacaccgcccagcaatgtctcatgctgggctgtgttccaCAAATTTTCATTGGAAAAAATGAACAAGTGTGtttttactttaatatacttttttttttcctcttttccccacagatatctatatacacaagaaaagaatgtaaagaagaacaaactattttttttttttttaattaactttcaaactttattaaattttttatcttcaataaacttttaaaaatagaagtttcctgtggtttttattaaaatttgtaatgcagttgaattgtatgtaagattgcccagggaacatcaggggatCTGTCTCTTCACGTCCACAccacttaggaaggatacaccggaagatctgtggaagagaacagtatgagctaccagatgtgggtaatagtgtcaccctgggacaggAAAGAAGAGGTAAATACagaccacacaacacaagcgggttgcagcggcccaaatgcaaccctcctgcacttgcatcactacacatccaaacattccctgatccagcattgctgtttcagggaatgtttggatatgtagtgacgcaagtgccgtagggctgcactttggacatgccagggtgatttaggacaagtgagttttgttggtcaattgcatctcacctgaggtggttgtctgctacatggcggagggtcaggtccacatcaccagtaggtcgcccatggaacatcgggtgaaatgtcgtgtctcctcacatccacgccacttgggaagatacaccgcagtaCCTGTGGAAGAGAACCGTTTAAGCTTTCaggtatgggtgatagtgtcactctGGGGCTGAAAaaggaggtacatacaacagtccacacaacacaagcgggttgcagcagcCCAAATGCAAACCTCCTGCACTTgcataactacacatccaaacattccctgatccagcattgctgtttcagggaatgtttggatgtgtagtgacgcaagtgccgtagggctgcactttggacatgccagggtgatttaggacaagtgagttttgttggtcaattgcatctcacctgaggtggttgtctgctacatggcggagggtcaggtccacatcaccagtaggtcgcccatggaacatcgggtgaaatgtcgtgtctcctcacatccacgccacttgggaagatacaccgcagtaCCTGTGGAAGAGAACCGTTTAAGCTTTCaggtatgggtgatagtgtcactctGGGGCTGAAAaaggaggtacatacaacagtccacacaacacaagcgggttgcagcagcCCAAATGCAAACCTCCTGCACTTgcataactacacatccaaacattccctgatccagcattgctgtttcagggaatgtttggatgtgtagtgacgcaagtgccgtagggctgcactttggacatgccagggtgatttaggacaagtgagttttgttggtcaattgcatctcacctgaggtggttgtctgctacatggcggagggtcaggtccacatcaccagtaggtcgcccatggaacatcgggtgaaatgtcgtgtctcctcacatccacgccacttgggaagatacaacgcaggacctgtggaagagaacagtatgagctaccagatgtgggtaatagtgtcaccctgggaatggaaagaagaggtacatacagtccacacaacacaagtgggttgcagcggcccaaatgcaaccctcctgcacttgcatcactacacatccaaacattccctgaccagcattgctgtttcatggaatgtttggatgtgtagtgacgcaagtgccggagggatgcattttggacatgccagggtgattttggacaaagggagttctgggcaatccatctcacctgtgttgacacgccgactgcaacgatctccgacgaaccgaaggtacctgtcaaaaaaatcatactcaccttccagcgtccagaggtacatccaggtccagagagataatccacgtacttggcaaaacaaaaaaacgcacaccgatccagcggactaatgaaaggggtccaatgttttcacatcatacCCCTTTCTCCCAAAGGCCGGgacaaattttaaacatgtttctattggtgtttttttttttgggaatagcagatctatttataatagaagggattaggtacttttttttttgggggggggaggcacaaatataatttatattttttaaaataatttttttattgctggaacagtaaaatcagggaaaaaaatggcgtggggtcccccctccaaagcataaccagcctcgggctcattgagctggtcctggttctaaaaatgcggggaaaaaattgacaggggatcccccgtatttttaaaaccagcaccgggctctgcgcctgatgctggtgccaaaaatacgggggacaaaacgagtaggggtcccccgtatttttaacaccagcatcgggctccactagctggacagataatgccacagccgggggtcacttttatgccgtgccctgcggccgtggcatcaaatatccaactagtcacccctggccggggtaccctgggggagtggggaccccttcaatcaaggggtccccccccccagccacccaagggccaggggtgaagcccgaggctgtccccccccatccaatgggctgcggatgggggggctgatagcctttgtgttcaaaaaaaaagatattgttttttccattagtactacaagtcccagcaagcctctcccgcaagctggtacttggagaaccacaagtaccagcatgcgggagaaaaacgggcccgctggtacctgtagtactactggaaaaaaaatacccaaataaaaacagtacacagacaccg
This region includes:
- the LOC134909416 gene encoding serine/arginine repetitive matrix protein 1-like, which produces MSRDKQTRSAPSPTPSDISLQSNEEWEPTQEADATDQASSDQPRSSRAHEKSKKKPSKKARSQPEEQSEEEASGEEAGQKKPRGPRYTEAENCVLVDCVDRSYNVLYGSRAQKTAFKVKRNIWESIASQVTAISGNRRSTQNCLKRYSDCRRQTKKKMGIQRRHETATGGGPALNLKWLPWENVIRRRLNPVMVEGVRGGVDSSRPAGFLEEEEPPRRRRKAGDQPSKRRSDDRPAQRTSPAHRTSPAHGPLPVQQASAAARGPSTAPQASRAHRSSPVRHSSSSRSWSPVHQTTSVHRLSPVHQTPSATTPQDGRQTTAPARRPSPDRRLSRSSGTVTEEPQDTTLVDPSLDLFESTGLTDETFLGFEDSRADVSSQTLEKSSETRTSGAPGAAASQDGEVVPRTSSGLASGVGSYFRPDLLQESSEDDEVEVQEAPVTTSLPAQMNVVADIQEGQNPSTVQRVHTLASEIGTRQDTYTNVVGSRLDNIERTMEKMSNNLHELQKTISDSTATILQIIIEDRRENRNILNIMSDSLVKLVEKTTCLAESNKNMSDSHRHSASSQQLIATTLQMIYDKLPEPAHQHAGDPPYPPSQATRTHRTLPQVPSQYSQSQMYQGYTGMYPTPQMPPPPAAHSSAAWAPRASRHTPQPPRTSTPYQGEEEDPDRLPP